The DNA segment CTAGATTCTTTGTTTAATGTGTCAAAATTTGGTCCAAAAAAGCTAGCATTTGCCAGTTATGTCAGTCTACAAGCCACTTGAAAGACACAGAGTAGCATATGCGGTGAACAGAAAAAAGTCCAACCTGGCAGACTTTCCTCCTTGCCTCCTACATGGATTCTGGTAATGCAGAAATCCCAGGTTGAGCTCTGCCCGTGTACCTGTGCATAATGCACCCCACTGTCACACTTACTAGACTATTCAGAGCCATCTGCACGTGACTAGAGTGCCATAATATGCATAAATAGTcttatttgtatgtatttttttccagatccaAGGATGTTTGTGCTGCTTTACATTACAAGTTTTGCCATCTACACAAGCGAACAACCTCTTCAAGGCCAGTTCAAAGGAGAAAATTACTACACCAGATACATCTGTAGCATCCCTGGTTTGCCAGGCCCTGCGGGTCCCCCTGGAGCCAGCGGATCCCCGGGGCCACACGGACGCATTGGTCTTCCAGGAAGAGATGGTAGAGAtggcaggaagggagaaaaaggtgaaaaagggaGCGCAGGTATTGAATATTTGTGTAACCTAACACAGTAGTACAACAAAGTAAGACCTTTCATCATCActgttatacatatatatatatatgatgaaTGTGTGTATGTGCCTGTGTGGGTTTAAGTGTAATGCGTGTATATatagtgagagaaagaaaatatgcagaTATATTTTAGACATGTCTAATACGCGTATACTGAAATctgtgtaaataaatgtaaatgcacAGCCTTCCTGCACATAGATGCTAAGAAAAAGGTTGGCAAAAATGACAGATGTGTGGTGTCAAAAAAATAGTCTCACTAGTCCCATTAGCGAGGAATAGAAGATTAGCAGGTATTTAGGTACACACTAAAAATGCTCATTGAGTAGGAGATATTTAACGCACAAGTATCATTCTATAGGTAGCCACGCTGCTGTCCTTCCCACCAGCAGTGCCCATAGTTCAGTCAGCAATGGACTGACCATGTATAAAATTCTCCAATGCGTAATCAAGATGTATGAAGAAGAGCAGGAATATAGAAACAAAGGACCCTCAGGCTGTGGAGCCCGGTCCTCTGTTACAACCTGCCATTCCTTTCACAAGATTACtagaagattttgaaaataattttggagtattttgaaattctgatgatgtttttctggtttgttcaGGCACACACAGTAGCTCACACAATCATTTACTGAGCTGATATGTGCAACGATTAACtaactaaaaatgtttttgaaggttTAAGAGGAAAGACTGGGCCATTAGGACCAGCTGGAGAGAAAGGAGACCAAGGTCAGTCTGGTAAAAAAGGACCTGGAGGATTGACTGGTGCCAAAGGTGAAGTAGGTCCAGCTGGACCACCTGGACCTAAGGGAGATAAAGGAGACCGAGGAGAACCAGGTGCACCAGGGGTCTGTAAGTGTGGAAAGATAGTGCTGAAATCTGCCTTTTCTGTTGGCATCACCACCAGCTACCCAGAGGAAAGATTACCAATTGTATTCAATAAAGTCCTCTTCAATGAGGGGGAACATTACAACCCTTCCACAGGGAAGTTTATTTGTGCCATCCCagggatttattatttttcttatgatATCACCTTAGCAAACAAGCATCTTGCGATTGGGCTGGTTCACAATGGGAAGTACCGGATAAAGACATTCGATGCGAACACAGGCAACCACGACGTAGCTTCTGGATCCACAGTGATCTACCTTCAGCCAGAAGATGAAGTATGGCTTGAGATCTTCTACACTGACCAAAATGGTCTCTTCTCCGATCCAACGTGGGCAGACAGTTTGTTTTCCGGATTTCTCTTATACGTTGATACAGATTACCTTGACGCTTTGTCAGATGAAGATGAGCTCTGAAGCAGATGATGTCAAATGACATTCAAACTGGACAACCCAGCACAGGATTTTACCTAGACGTATGGGGGGCACaagttgaaaaaaataacaaaaacctgGGAGTTTATTTTTGCATTGATAGGAACCAAATCTGAGCTCATAAGGATCTTTCTAGAATCTAAGCTGGATTTTTTCACCGAACAGCAGGGATATCAAAAAGAACTGTAACAAAAGACTGCATCACTCCAGGACTCACTCCTCCTGAAAGTTATgtttataataatatttaaacaaatttaaGATACTGTACATtggattttatataaaatatattaagttGCAATGTAGAATGGTTATTTTGTATATGACATTAAAGTTAAATTGAACAACTGATGGCATAGTCATTTTTGGTCATTTTAAGAcaggaaatatattaaaatcagacaaacatttttttttttaaaaggagaggaaTTAGGTAGGAACGTCTGCTTCAGGATGCAGCTGAACAGGTCATAAGGACAGTCCTATCTGATATTTACACAAAACACTTATATTCATAATTAACTGACCTCCTAATAAATACATGAGGATTTGTACTAGCTGAGGACTGCCCAATGACAGTCCtaaaagaacagaacaaaggcattaaacatgtaaaataat comes from the Chroicocephalus ridibundus chromosome 5, bChrRid1.1, whole genome shotgun sequence genome and includes:
- the C1QTNF7 gene encoding complement C1q tumor necrosis factor-related protein 7; this encodes MFVLLYITSFAIYTSEQPLQGQFKGENYYTRYICSIPGLPGPAGPPGASGSPGPHGRIGLPGRDGRDGRKGEKGEKGSAGLRGKTGPLGPAGEKGDQGQSGKKGPGGLTGAKGEVGPAGPPGPKGDKGDRGEPGAPGVCKCGKIVLKSAFSVGITTSYPEERLPIVFNKVLFNEGEHYNPSTGKFICAIPGIYYFSYDITLANKHLAIGLVHNGKYRIKTFDANTGNHDVASGSTVIYLQPEDEVWLEIFYTDQNGLFSDPTWADSLFSGFLLYVDTDYLDALSDEDEL